The stretch of DNA gaaggtgtgGTTGAAGGCAGACGAAGCCATGGTCACCAAGCCCGGTTCTAAATCCTGCGGGTTTGAGAATCTCACTGAGGATCTATTGATGGAGATACTGGTGAAGTTATCAGCTAAACAGGTGACGAGGTCAATGTGCGTCTCAAAACTTTGGTATTCCGTAATCTCCTCTCGCTATTTTACCAACCTTTTTCTTGAATCCTCATCAATGACGTCCAAACGACCGCGTTTACATATGTATCTTGTGAGAAAAAGATACCTACTTAATTATACGTGTCTTACATCATCGTCGCTTGATGATCACTTGGATACGCCTGTCTTTGTATTCGACGAAACTCTGGACATGCCAGGACTGGGAGGCTATTTCGTGAATGCTCTTCGTGGCTTGCTCTGTGTTAGGCTTGGGAGATGTGTGCGAATCTGTAACGTCACCACCAAGCAGCTCGTGGATTTGCCCATCATGAGATCAGAACTTCTGGCTGATGCCAATAACAATATTTGGAGCTTTTTTGGACACGACTCTGTTAATGATGAATACAAAGTGCTTAGCACAGTTTGGAAGGGGAGCAAGGGAGAGGGCATAATGAGATCCGAGCATCAGATGTTGGTACTTGGTCCTGAAGCTTATTGGAGAAACACTTATAACATCAGTACTCATCCTCATCGTCCTGACTCACAAGGTATCTTCATCAACGGTGTGTTGTATTATGGAGCTTGGATTTACAAGAACACATGTGTGGTTATGAGTTTTGACTTTGCTTATGAAgagtttgattttattgaattaCCTGTTGAGGCTGGCATTGTCTGGCAAAAATATTGCGCGACCCTCATCAATTACGGAGGCAAGTTAGCTGTGTTAGAATACTCCAAGCTTTCATCTAATGCGAGCGTGGACCTGTGGGTTATGGAGAGTGCAGAGGATATGAAGTGGTCAAACAAGAATATTGTTTTACCTCTTTCACAAATGGATTTTTTCCATGGCGATAAGTTGGAGATACAATGCATGAGTCGATG from Camelina sativa cultivar DH55 chromosome 9, Cs, whole genome shotgun sequence encodes:
- the LOC104715590 gene encoding putative F-box protein At3g52320, which gives rise to MELSFRTAAVKGLRKKKVWLKADEAMVTKPGSKSCGFENLTEDLLMEILVKLSAKQVTRSMCVSKLWYSVISSRYFTNLFLESSSMTSKRPRLHMYLVRKRYLLNYTCLTSSSLDDHLDTPVFVFDETLDMPGLGGYFVNALRGLLCVRLGRCVRICNVTTKQLLSTVWKGSKGEGIMRSEHQMLVLGPEAYWRNTYNISTHPHRPDSQGIFINGVLYYGAWIYKNTCVVMSFDFAYEEFDFIELPVEAGIVWQKYCATLINYGGKLAVLEYSKLSSNASVDLWVMESAEDMKWSNKNIVLPLSQMDFFHGDKLEIQCMSRCGEIRLLKTETIWTPTTPSVIYDLEKKKITRSLEIKSSLYLYWNFHTTFWEDDIESIMYLET